A section of the Pseudomonas sp. FP453 genome encodes:
- a CDS encoding protein activator: MQSVSSRISLAALLLGVVFTSSMATAATFAQAGTAFTTTGSISTAVKMLAWTPVPCNLTLTGQVAADGSHATITGATFTPVSGTNLLCTYSAPLNLPWTLLPTSANTATLAGFSEKAAYDSCATPSTLSLQWSAASSAFNLASPYTMNATCKITALTFKPSPVLTINP; the protein is encoded by the coding sequence ATGCAAAGCGTCAGCTCACGAATTTCCTTGGCCGCACTGCTGCTGGGTGTGGTGTTCACCTCATCGATGGCAACAGCGGCCACGTTTGCACAAGCGGGAACTGCATTTACCACCACGGGTTCGATTTCCACAGCGGTCAAGATGCTCGCGTGGACCCCGGTTCCCTGCAACCTCACCCTGACCGGCCAGGTCGCCGCCGATGGCAGCCACGCAACCATTACCGGCGCCACCTTTACCCCCGTCAGCGGTACCAATTTGCTGTGTACCTATTCGGCACCGCTCAACTTGCCCTGGACGTTGCTGCCCACCAGCGCGAATACGGCAACGCTTGCCGGTTTCAGTGAGAAGGCGGCCTACGACAGTTGTGCGACGCCAAGCACCTTGAGCCTGCAATGGAGCGCTGCCAGCAGCGCCTTCAATCTGGCTAGCCCATACACGATGAATGCCACTTGCAAGATCACCGCGTTGACCTTCAAGCCTTCGCCGGTGCTGACGATCAACCCTTGA
- the praB gene encoding alkane oxidation protein activator PraB — protein MMKRLHAFAGAGLFALWVSVPLGASAATFSSPGLQFTTSPTGTITLKTPSSFGASVTCRIQLTGGVRLDGSAADIQYVRFSGTEPLCQRIQMNNGATWKLTPTTLTTGELSNVGFVITALLPIIPASNCGPATISVGLVNGPGVVNVSALNMYLPGSCAVASLNVAIPATSIIP, from the coding sequence ATGATGAAAAGACTACATGCCTTCGCAGGAGCAGGATTGTTTGCGTTGTGGGTGAGTGTGCCTTTGGGCGCCAGTGCCGCGACGTTCAGCAGCCCGGGTTTGCAGTTCACCACCAGTCCAACCGGCACGATTACGTTGAAGACGCCGTCCTCTTTTGGTGCGTCCGTCACTTGCCGTATTCAGCTGACCGGTGGTGTGCGGCTGGATGGTTCAGCGGCCGACATCCAGTACGTCAGGTTTTCGGGCACTGAGCCGCTGTGCCAAAGAATTCAGATGAACAACGGTGCAACCTGGAAGTTAACGCCGACCACGTTGACGACTGGCGAACTGAGCAATGTCGGCTTCGTGATTACAGCGCTTCTTCCAATTATTCCTGCCTCTAACTGCGGTCCCGCCACTATTTCGGTAGGGCTGGTAAATGGACCCGGTGTTGTGAACGTATCGGCACTCAACATGTACCTGCCGGGTAGTTGCGCAGTGGCGTCGTTGAACGTCGCCATACCCGCTACGTCCATCATTCCCTGA
- the praB gene encoding alkane oxidation protein activator PraB — protein MKSLKTLVSLTALAVCMGAASMANAASFSPAGKTFTTDATGTIVVKSPSSFGGAVTCKAVFQGTVRADGKADITNVTISPGSSTLCNLPNITGLPWLLTPVTTTTGTATNVGYTITGAPPLIPATNCGPSQIAVTLASTASSITLGATNQPLSGSCTVQSLNVTATGVTIVP, from the coding sequence ATGAAAAGTTTGAAAACCCTCGTATCGTTGACTGCTTTGGCTGTTTGCATGGGTGCGGCCTCAATGGCCAATGCGGCGTCGTTCAGCCCAGCGGGCAAAACGTTTACCACGGATGCCACTGGCACCATCGTGGTGAAGTCGCCGTCTTCATTTGGGGGGGCCGTGACCTGTAAGGCGGTATTCCAAGGGACGGTTCGCGCCGATGGTAAAGCTGATATCACCAACGTAACGATCTCCCCGGGCTCCAGCACCCTGTGCAACTTGCCCAACATTACCGGCCTGCCTTGGCTGCTGACGCCTGTCACCACCACCACCGGCACCGCGACCAACGTCGGCTACACCATCACCGGTGCTCCACCGCTGATCCCGGCCACCAACTGCGGCCCATCGCAGATCGCCGTAACCCTAGCGTCTACGGCGTCGTCCATCACCCTGGGGGCTACCAACCAGCCACTGTCAGGCAGCTGCACCGTGCAGTCGCTGAATGTCACCGCTACTGGCGTGACCATCGTTCCTTGA
- the praA gene encoding alkane oxidation protein activator PraA produces MQAPAKFTTHIVLAALGLIVYHQAQAARIEPAGSAFTAQGPISFSKGALISADCTIKVAGKVAADGSSVNVDKVEFDGGLKCSRVEAINLPWVLIAKDTKSGSMSKISVDVHAFGLGGKCGPSTADGTWDNATGKLEASNVPIGEDCKIKTVSIKMPPNFKVVE; encoded by the coding sequence ATGCAAGCACCTGCCAAGTTCACCACCCATATCGTATTGGCCGCATTGGGGCTGATCGTCTATCACCAGGCCCAGGCCGCGCGCATCGAGCCGGCCGGCAGTGCCTTCACGGCCCAGGGCCCCATCAGCTTTTCCAAGGGCGCGCTGATCAGCGCCGACTGCACCATCAAGGTGGCCGGCAAGGTCGCGGCGGATGGTTCGTCGGTGAATGTCGACAAAGTCGAATTCGACGGCGGCCTCAAGTGCAGCCGGGTTGAAGCCATCAACTTGCCCTGGGTATTGATCGCCAAAGATACCAAGAGCGGCTCCATGTCGAAGATCAGCGTGGACGTGCACGCCTTCGGCCTGGGCGGCAAGTGTGGGCCTTCCACCGCCGACGGTACGTGGGATAACGCCACCGGCAAGTTGGAAGCCAGCAATGTGCCGATTGGCGAAGACTGCAAGATCAAGACGGTGTCGATCAAGATGCCGCCCAACTTCAAAGTTGTGGAATAA
- a CDS encoding alkane 1-monooxygenase has translation MNQTLAAPSVWTDGKRHLWWLGIMPLATPLLSGALAITTGIQQLWWVGVLVIFGLIPLIDGLLGEDVSNPPESAVSHLESQSYYRWIVYTGVLFVISSVVITGWLAAGGIEWIIQGGLLQAAATLDPSSWLSHAASYITARTQLHGEPSWFTYLGMAMSTGAATGIAINTAHELGHKPNALEVFLAKVTLAPTFYGHFYTEHNRGHHVRVATPEDPASSRLGESFWAFLPRSVWFSARSAWNLERERLRKLGLPAWHWQNGVLSAWMYSVVLWGAMIAWLGAAVIPFLIIQGIYGFSLLEVVNYVEHYGLKRQKLPNGRYERCSPRHSWNSNRIVTNIFLFQLQRHSDHHANPTRSYQSLRHFDESPQLPYGYASMIVWAYVPYLWRRRMDHRVLNHYAGDITLTNLQPSQRLKYLEKYSGSAKPF, from the coding sequence ATGAATCAGACTCTGGCGGCTCCAAGCGTATGGACCGACGGCAAGCGCCACCTGTGGTGGTTGGGCATCATGCCGCTGGCCACCCCTCTGTTGTCCGGCGCACTGGCCATTACCACCGGCATCCAGCAACTGTGGTGGGTCGGTGTACTGGTGATCTTCGGCCTGATCCCGCTGATCGATGGCCTGCTCGGCGAAGACGTCAGCAACCCACCTGAATCCGCCGTCAGCCACCTGGAATCGCAAAGCTACTACCGCTGGATCGTCTACACCGGTGTGCTGTTTGTGATCTCGTCGGTGGTGATCACCGGCTGGCTCGCCGCCGGCGGCATTGAATGGATCATCCAGGGCGGCCTGCTGCAAGCCGCTGCCACACTGGACCCTTCCAGCTGGCTTTCCCACGCTGCCAGCTACATCACCGCGCGCACCCAATTGCATGGCGAACCGAGCTGGTTCACCTACCTGGGCATGGCCATGTCCACCGGCGCGGCAACCGGCATCGCCATCAACACCGCCCATGAACTGGGCCACAAGCCCAACGCCCTGGAAGTGTTCCTCGCCAAGGTCACCCTGGCGCCCACGTTCTACGGGCACTTCTACACCGAACACAACCGTGGCCATCACGTCCGTGTGGCCACCCCGGAAGACCCGGCCAGCTCGCGCCTGGGCGAGAGCTTCTGGGCCTTCCTGCCGCGCTCGGTGTGGTTCAGCGCCCGCTCGGCGTGGAACCTGGAGCGTGAACGCCTGCGCAAACTCGGCTTGCCCGCCTGGCACTGGCAGAACGGCGTGCTCAGCGCCTGGATGTACAGCGTGGTGTTGTGGGGCGCGATGATTGCCTGGCTGGGAGCGGCGGTGATTCCGTTCCTGATCATCCAGGGCATCTACGGGTTCTCCTTGCTGGAAGTGGTGAACTACGTCGAGCACTACGGCCTGAAACGCCAGAAGTTACCGAATGGGCGTTATGAACGTTGCTCGCCTCGGCACTCCTGGAACAGCAATCGGATTGTGACCAATATCTTCCTGTTCCAACTGCAACGGCACTCCGATCACCATGCCAACCCAACGCGTAGTTATCAGTCGCTGCGTCACTTCGATGAGTCGCCGCAACTGCCCTACGGTTACGCGAGCATGATTGTCTGGGCTTATGTGCCTTACTTGTGGCGCCGGCGCATGGATCACCGTGTACTAAATCATTACGCCGGGGATATCACCCTGACCAATCTTCAGCCGTCACAACGCTTGAAGTATCTGGAGAAGTACAGCGGCAGTGCCAAGCCGTTCTGA
- a CDS encoding alpha/beta fold hydrolase encodes MAVEWVIAAAVLVGASALLWAFSARMTRRIEAAVPSNGRFVEVEGERFHYVEEGKGPPLVMIHGLMGSSRNLTYALSGQLAAQFRVITLDRPGSGYSTRHTGTPADLPGQARQIAAFIKTLDLDKPLVLGHSLGGAISLALALDHPEAVGGLVLVAPLTHPQRLLPLVFLSLAVRPAWLRRWMAHTLTMPIGLLTKGSVVKGVFAPDPAPADFATRGGGLLGMRPGNFYAASTEINTVNDHLPGMVKRYPQLTLPIGLVYGSRDQVLDFRKHGQALVDKVPGVKLQLVEGRGHMLPITATARVVEVVQQVAKRMRAPQGATLLHPPFALANK; translated from the coding sequence ATGGCTGTCGAATGGGTTATTGCTGCGGCTGTGTTAGTGGGTGCGAGTGCATTGCTGTGGGCTTTCAGTGCGCGGATGACCCGGCGCATCGAAGCGGCGGTACCGAGCAACGGGCGCTTTGTCGAGGTGGAGGGCGAGCGCTTTCATTATGTAGAAGAGGGCAAGGGCCCACCGCTGGTGATGATTCATGGGCTGATGGGCAGCAGTCGCAACCTGACGTATGCCTTGTCCGGCCAGTTGGCTGCGCAGTTTCGGGTGATTACCCTGGATCGCCCGGGGTCGGGTTATTCCACGCGCCACACGGGCACCCCGGCTGATCTGCCAGGCCAGGCCCGGCAGATTGCCGCCTTTATCAAGACCCTTGATCTGGATAAACCGCTGGTGCTGGGGCATTCCCTTGGCGGGGCGATTTCCCTGGCATTGGCCCTCGACCATCCCGAGGCGGTAGGCGGGTTGGTGCTGGTGGCGCCGCTGACCCATCCGCAGCGCCTGTTGCCGCTGGTGTTCCTGTCGCTGGCGGTACGTCCGGCGTGGTTGCGGCGCTGGATGGCCCACACGTTGACCATGCCCATCGGGCTGCTGACCAAAGGCTCGGTGGTCAAGGGCGTGTTTGCCCCCGACCCCGCGCCGGCAGACTTCGCCACCCGCGGCGGCGGCTTGCTCGGCATGCGGCCCGGCAACTTCTACGCGGCTTCCACCGAGATCAACACGGTCAATGATCACCTGCCGGGGATGGTCAAGCGCTACCCGCAACTGACCCTGCCCATTGGCCTGGTCTACGGTTCGCGCGACCAGGTGCTGGACTTTCGCAAGCATGGCCAGGCCCTGGTCGACAAGGTCCCGGGGGTGAAGCTGCAGTTGGTGGAAGGGCGTGGCCACATGCTGCCGATCACTGCCACCGCGCGCGTGGTGGAGGTGGTGCAGCAGGTCGCCAAGCGGATGCGTGCACCACAAGGCGCGACGCTTTTGCACCCGCCGTTCGCCCTGGCGAACAAATAA
- a CDS encoding NAD(P)/FAD-dependent oxidoreductase: MNAHDDAIDIAIIGSGFAGLCMAIKLKEAGLTDFFIAEQADTLGGTWRDNHYPGCACDVQSHVYSFSFAPNPEWTRQFAPQAEIRAYLEQCARRYELAPYMRFGMGLERAVFDEQQQRWQLRFSGGRQVSARVLVSGMGGLSRPALPLIPGIDSFKGKRFHSQQWDHDYSLKGKRVAVIGTGASAIQFVPQIAPQVAHLDLFQRTPPWIMPKPDRAISSAERWLFKHLPFTQRLVRSAFYWALEGRVVGFALHPRLMKMVQKIAQRHLHKQVARPSLRKTLTPDYTIGCKRVLISNDYYPALSRSNVEVVTDTVLRIEADGVVTANGIKHPADCLIFGTGFQAADPLPRDCIIGRDGIDLMDTWHDGAHAYKGTTVPGYPNLFLIVGPNTGLGHNSMILMIEAQVTYILDAIQQMQRHRIATVEVKPAVEQAYNLRVQARLQRTIWNTGGCQSWYLDPRTGKNTTLWPGSTWRFKQVTRHFALKDYVAKLLPIQPPRPVATPHSAAERSLS; encoded by the coding sequence ATGAATGCCCACGACGATGCCATCGACATCGCCATCATCGGTTCCGGCTTTGCCGGCCTGTGCATGGCCATCAAGCTCAAGGAAGCCGGGCTCACCGACTTCTTCATTGCCGAGCAGGCCGACACCCTCGGCGGCACCTGGCGCGACAACCACTACCCCGGTTGCGCCTGCGACGTGCAATCCCACGTGTATTCGTTTTCCTTTGCGCCCAACCCGGAGTGGACGCGGCAGTTCGCGCCGCAAGCGGAGATCCGCGCCTACCTGGAGCAATGCGCCCGGCGTTATGAACTGGCGCCCTATATGCGTTTTGGCATGGGCCTCGAGCGTGCGGTGTTCGACGAGCAGCAACAACGCTGGCAGCTGCGCTTCAGCGGCGGCCGCCAGGTCAGTGCGCGGGTGCTGGTGTCGGGCATGGGCGGCCTGTCGCGCCCGGCGTTGCCCCTGATCCCGGGGATCGACAGCTTCAAGGGCAAGCGCTTCCACTCCCAGCAGTGGGACCACGACTATTCACTGAAAGGCAAACGCGTGGCCGTGATCGGCACCGGTGCCAGCGCCATTCAATTCGTGCCGCAGATTGCACCGCAGGTGGCCCACCTGGACCTGTTCCAGCGCACCCCGCCGTGGATCATGCCCAAGCCCGACCGGGCGATTTCATCCGCTGAACGCTGGCTGTTCAAGCACCTGCCGTTCACCCAACGCCTGGTGCGCAGCGCGTTCTACTGGGCCCTGGAAGGCCGCGTCGTGGGCTTTGCCCTGCACCCACGGCTGATGAAAATGGTGCAGAAGATCGCCCAGCGCCACCTGCACAAACAGGTTGCGCGCCCTTCCCTGCGCAAAACCCTGACACCGGACTACACCATCGGCTGCAAGCGCGTGTTGATCTCCAACGATTACTACCCGGCACTGTCCCGCAGCAACGTCGAGGTGGTCACCGACACCGTGCTGCGCATCGAAGCCGACGGTGTGGTCACCGCCAACGGCATCAAGCACCCCGCCGATTGCCTGATCTTCGGCACCGGGTTCCAGGCCGCCGACCCACTGCCCCGCGATTGCATCATCGGCCGCGATGGCATCGACCTGATGGACACCTGGCACGACGGCGCCCACGCCTACAAGGGCACCACGGTGCCGGGTTATCCGAACCTGTTCCTGATCGTCGGGCCCAACACCGGCCTGGGGCACAACTCGATGATCCTGATGATCGAGGCCCAGGTCACTTACATCCTCGACGCCATCCAGCAGATGCAGCGCCATCGCATCGCCACGGTGGAGGTCAAGCCCGCCGTGGAACAGGCCTACAACCTGCGCGTGCAGGCCAGGCTGCAGCGCACGATCTGGAACACCGGCGGCTGCCAGAGCTGGTACCTCGACCCGCGCACCGGCAAGAACACCACCCTGTGGCCCGGTTCGACCTGGCGCTTCAAACAGGTCACCCGGCATTTTGCCCTCAAGGATTACGTGGCCAAGCTGCTGCCGATCCAGCCACCCCGCCCGGTCGCCACGCCCCACAGCGCCGCCGAAAGGAGCTTGTCATGA
- a CDS encoding SDR family oxidoreductase — protein MKSFNGRVAAITGAASGMGRALALALAREGCHLALADKNGPGLLQTVAIIKASTLSPVMITTHTVDVSDREAVQAWATDTFVQHGQVNLIFNNAGVALSSTVEGVDYADLEWIVGINFWGVVHGTKAFLPYLKASGDGHVVNTSSVFGLFAQPGMSGYNATKFAVRGFTESLRQELDLQRCGVSATCVHPGGIRTDICRSSRIDANMTGFLIHSEQQARADFEKLFITDADKAANVILQGVRHNKRRVLIGRDAYFLDLLARCLPAAYQALVVLASKRMAPKPRSQVLETHDESRL, from the coding sequence ATGAAGTCATTCAACGGTCGCGTCGCGGCCATCACGGGCGCCGCTTCCGGCATGGGCCGCGCACTCGCCCTGGCCCTGGCGCGGGAAGGTTGCCACCTGGCACTGGCCGACAAGAACGGCCCGGGGTTGTTGCAGACCGTGGCAATCATCAAGGCCTCCACGCTGTCGCCGGTGATGATCACCACCCACACGGTGGACGTGTCCGACCGCGAGGCCGTGCAGGCCTGGGCCACCGACACCTTCGTGCAGCACGGCCAGGTCAACCTGATCTTCAACAATGCTGGCGTGGCGCTGTCGAGCACCGTGGAAGGCGTGGACTATGCCGATCTTGAGTGGATCGTCGGTATCAATTTCTGGGGCGTGGTCCACGGCACCAAGGCATTCCTGCCGTACTTGAAAGCCAGCGGCGACGGCCATGTGGTCAACACCTCCAGCGTGTTCGGCCTGTTTGCCCAACCCGGCATGAGCGGCTACAACGCCACCAAGTTTGCGGTGCGCGGCTTTACCGAGTCGCTGCGCCAGGAACTCGACCTGCAACGCTGCGGCGTGTCCGCAACCTGCGTGCACCCGGGCGGGATTCGTACCGATATCTGCCGCAGCAGCCGTATCGACGCGAACATGACCGGCTTTCTGATCCACAGCGAACAACAAGCCCGCGCCGACTTCGAAAAGCTGTTTATCACCGACGCCGACAAAGCCGCCAACGTGATCCTGCAAGGCGTGCGCCACAACAAGCGCCGCGTGCTGATCGGCCGTGACGCCTACTTTCTCGACCTGCTCGCCCGCTGCCTGCCGGCGGCCTATCAAGCGCTGGTGGTGCTGGCCAGCAAGCGCATGGCGCCAAAACCGCGCAGCCAGGTCTTGGAAACCCATGACGAGTCCCGTCTCTGA
- a CDS encoding metal-dependent hydrolase, producing MLPIRRDLHFTLPAERIKDWHEQGPFITHFFNALSLLFPQGELFFMDSVRHYRARIIDPELKKQVQGFIGQEAMHSREHVAYNDLLQAAGLPAHTLDRRLKFILDWQKKHFPPSFNLAITIALEHYTAMLAEILLSDPSRFGDSLKGYQQMWYWHALEETEHKAVAFDVWNRVIKPGPKRYLLRTGTMLTTTVFFWLVVFDFHLRLLIADRKAGGHLKGFWRMLKFLYGPRGVFPRMFRPWLDYFRPGFHPWDHDNRARLERIDGLVADVERSYPST from the coding sequence ATGTTGCCGATCCGTCGCGACCTCCACTTCACATTGCCCGCCGAACGTATCAAGGACTGGCATGAACAAGGGCCGTTCATCACGCACTTTTTCAATGCCCTGTCGCTGCTGTTTCCCCAGGGCGAGCTGTTTTTCATGGACAGCGTGCGCCACTACCGCGCGCGCATCATTGATCCCGAGCTGAAAAAACAGGTCCAGGGGTTTATCGGCCAGGAAGCCATGCACAGCCGTGAACACGTGGCCTACAACGACTTGCTGCAAGCCGCGGGCCTGCCGGCGCACACCCTGGACCGGCGCCTGAAGTTCATCCTCGACTGGCAGAAAAAACACTTCCCGCCGTCATTCAACCTGGCCATCACCATTGCCCTTGAGCACTACACCGCGATGCTCGCGGAGATCCTGCTCAGCGACCCGTCGCGCTTTGGCGACTCACTCAAGGGTTATCAGCAGATGTGGTACTGGCACGCCCTTGAAGAAACCGAACACAAGGCCGTGGCCTTCGACGTGTGGAACCGCGTGATAAAGCCCGGGCCCAAGCGCTACTTGCTGCGTACGGGGACCATGCTCACCACCACGGTGTTCTTCTGGCTGGTGGTGTTCGATTTCCACCTGCGCCTGCTGATTGCCGACCGCAAGGCCGGCGGGCACTTGAAGGGCTTCTGGCGCATGCTGAAGTTTCTGTATGGGCCACGGGGTGTGTTCCCACGGATGTTTCGGCCCTGGCTGGATTACTTCCGGCCCGGTTTTCACCCCTGGGACCACGACAACCGCGCGCGCCTGGAACGCATCGACGGCTTGGTCGCAGACGTCGAACGCAGCTACCCCTCGACCTAA
- a CDS encoding EAL domain-containing protein: MAQTLFKLFFTQRLAALASTESLRAIREGLLWILPCLLVSAGFLILSEGARVLGFDPQLVSFLAGLHNQISSVIPLLVAASIGYMLAIQYRLPQLPVAFLCLAHVVVATFILREYPRASATFVLFIAIASPLLNVPAIAWLHRYRWTRLVNEDLVGHNLRGTINMVLPGAVTALALVVVLSLLLQIPYVAQLQGPQVLEALDSPYGSGLFVTLMNSLLWFFGIHGVYAMQPLFDVLDQAVVLNAAALAAGEPIRYTLNSGLLGSFAFIGGSGGALCLLVAILLFSKSQSMRLLAIASVPLSLFNVSEVLLFGLPIILNPRLFIPFLLVPAFNTMAALTVVQWGWVSPAVASVPFTSPVLLNAYLSTHGDMAAVVLQLVLLGVGTLIYAPYVRAIHRQPAEGGTVYLRSLDMTFRGLEEKGRLLEADPVLASHKAIARQASELSRIQQISDYEFYLEYQPQVSTLTGLCTGCEALMRARDSQGTVHSPWEFLQWLAQARLMPDVDVWVASEAVRQYQHWQALGFALPMTINISSATLTDPAYGNRLVKILAQAHGQVSVEITEDALVSDIQATRQTIEKLQAIGAKVYIDDFGTGFSALSYLHQFPVDFIKIDRSFVLAQCDPKGAQVLTGMLRFCEALNLGVVVEGVETAEQLAFLNTGSELFIQGWYFSKALPGDQLQGFVRERAALAEA; the protein is encoded by the coding sequence ATGGCGCAAACGCTGTTCAAGCTGTTTTTTACCCAGCGTCTGGCTGCCTTGGCCAGTACCGAGTCGTTGCGCGCGATTCGCGAAGGGCTGTTGTGGATCCTGCCGTGCCTGCTGGTGTCGGCGGGTTTTTTGATCTTGTCCGAAGGCGCGCGGGTGCTGGGGTTCGATCCACAGTTGGTGAGCTTCCTGGCCGGCCTGCACAACCAGATCAGCTCGGTCATCCCGCTGCTGGTGGCGGCGTCCATTGGTTACATGCTGGCGATCCAGTACCGCTTGCCCCAGCTGCCCGTGGCGTTCCTGTGCCTGGCCCATGTGGTGGTGGCCACGTTTATCCTGCGTGAGTACCCACGCGCGTCGGCCACGTTTGTGCTGTTTATCGCGATTGCCTCGCCCTTGCTCAATGTGCCGGCCATTGCCTGGTTGCACCGTTACCGCTGGACGCGCCTGGTCAACGAGGACCTGGTGGGGCACAACTTGCGCGGCACGATCAATATGGTGCTGCCCGGTGCCGTGACGGCGCTGGCCCTGGTGGTGGTGTTGTCGCTGCTGTTGCAGATTCCCTATGTGGCGCAGTTGCAGGGCCCGCAAGTGCTCGAAGCGCTGGATTCGCCCTACGGCAGCGGCCTGTTCGTGACCTTGATGAATTCGCTGCTGTGGTTTTTTGGCATCCATGGCGTGTACGCCATGCAGCCGTTGTTCGACGTGCTCGACCAGGCCGTGGTGCTCAACGCCGCGGCATTGGCTGCCGGTGAGCCGATCAGGTACACGCTCAACAGCGGCCTGTTGGGCAGTTTTGCGTTTATCGGCGGTTCCGGCGGCGCCCTGTGTCTGCTGGTGGCGATCCTGCTGTTCTCCAAGAGCCAATCCATGCGTTTGCTGGCGATTGCCAGTGTGCCGCTGTCGTTGTTCAACGTCAGCGAAGTGCTGTTGTTCGGCTTGCCCATCATCCTGAACCCGCGCCTGTTCATTCCGTTTCTGCTGGTACCGGCGTTTAACACGATGGCCGCGTTGACGGTGGTGCAATGGGGCTGGGTATCGCCGGCGGTGGCCAGCGTGCCATTCACTTCGCCGGTGCTGCTCAACGCCTACCTCAGCACCCACGGCGATATGGCGGCGGTGGTGCTGCAACTGGTCTTGTTGGGCGTCGGCACGCTGATCTACGCGCCCTATGTACGGGCGATCCATCGCCAACCGGCCGAAGGCGGCACGGTGTACCTGCGCTCGCTGGACATGACCTTTCGCGGCCTCGAAGAAAAAGGCCGCCTGCTGGAGGCCGACCCGGTGCTGGCGTCCCACAAGGCGATTGCGCGCCAGGCCAGTGAACTGAGCCGTATCCAGCAGATCAGCGACTATGAGTTCTACCTCGAATACCAACCCCAAGTGTCCACCCTGACCGGCCTGTGTACCGGCTGCGAAGCCCTGATGCGCGCGCGTGACAGCCAGGGCACGGTGCATTCGCCCTGGGAATTCTTGCAGTGGCTGGCGCAGGCGCGGCTGATGCCGGATGTGGATGTGTGGGTGGCGTCCGAGGCCGTGCGTCAGTACCAGCATTGGCAGGCGTTGGGGTTTGCGCTGCCGATGACGATCAATATCTCCAGCGCCACCTTGACCGACCCGGCCTACGGCAATCGCCTGGTGAAGATCCTGGCCCAGGCCCATGGCCAGGTGTCGGTGGAAATCACCGAAGACGCGCTGGTGAGCGATATCCAGGCCACGCGCCAGACCATCGAGAAACTGCAGGCCATCGGCGCCAAGGTGTATATCGATGACTTCGGCACCGGGTTTTCCGCGCTGAGTTACCTGCACCAGTTTCCGGTGGATTTCATCAAGATCGACCGCAGTTTCGTGCTCGCCCAATGCGACCCCAAAGGCGCCCAGGTGCTGACGGGCATGTTGCGCTTCTGCGAGGCGCTGAACCTCGGCGTGGTGGTCGAAGGGGTGGAGACCGCCGAGCAGTTGGCCTTCCTGAATACCGGCAGCGAGCTGTTTATCCAGGGCTGGTATTTCAGCAAGGCGCTGCCGGGCGATCAGTTGCAGGGGTTTGTGCGCGAACGTGCGGCGCTGGCCGAGGCTTAG